In Thermomonas carbonis, a single genomic region encodes these proteins:
- the ispG gene encoding flavodoxin-dependent (E)-4-hydroxy-3-methylbut-2-enyl-diphosphate synthase — translation MTHSSPHQFGPAPRRSTRQVSIGGIQVGGSAPVVVQSMTNTDTADVASTTKQVAELWRAGSELVRITVNNAESAAAVPRIVDKLAMMGIAVPLIGDFHYNGHTLLANEPACAEALAKYRINPGNVGFGKKRDTQFAQLIEFAIQYSKPVRIGANWGSLDQSLAAMLMDENALRAEPWDAGRVMREALIRSALDSAHRAVEIGLPADRIVLSAKVSGVQELVAVYRDLATRSDFALHLGLTEAGIGSKGIVASSAALAVLMQEGIGDTIRISLTPEPGASRTQEVIVAQELLQTMGLRAFTPMVTACPGCGRTTSEFFQELAGVVQNHVRAKMPEWKISHPGAENMTLAVMGCIVNGPGESRHANIGISLPGTGETPAAPVFVDGEKTVTLRGDNIAHEFVALIDEYVDRRYRAGRPD, via the coding sequence ATGACGCATTCCAGCCCGCACCAGTTCGGCCCCGCGCCGCGCCGCTCCACTCGCCAGGTCTCGATCGGCGGGATTCAGGTCGGTGGCTCTGCGCCGGTGGTCGTGCAGTCGATGACCAATACCGACACCGCCGATGTCGCTTCGACCACGAAACAGGTCGCCGAACTGTGGCGGGCGGGTTCGGAACTTGTGCGCATCACCGTGAACAACGCCGAGTCCGCCGCGGCGGTGCCGCGCATCGTCGACAAGCTGGCGATGATGGGGATCGCGGTTCCGCTGATCGGCGATTTCCACTACAACGGCCACACCCTGCTGGCCAACGAGCCGGCTTGCGCGGAAGCGCTGGCGAAGTACAGGATCAACCCGGGCAATGTCGGCTTCGGCAAGAAGCGCGATACCCAGTTCGCTCAGCTGATCGAGTTCGCGATCCAGTATTCGAAGCCGGTGCGCATCGGTGCCAACTGGGGCTCGCTGGACCAGTCGCTGGCGGCGATGCTGATGGACGAGAACGCCCTGCGCGCCGAGCCCTGGGATGCCGGTCGGGTCATGCGCGAGGCGCTGATCCGCTCGGCGCTCGATTCCGCGCATCGTGCCGTGGAAATCGGCTTGCCGGCGGATCGCATCGTGTTGAGCGCCAAGGTCAGCGGCGTGCAGGAACTGGTTGCGGTCTACCGGGACCTCGCCACGCGCAGCGATTTCGCGCTGCACCTGGGCCTGACCGAGGCCGGCATCGGCAGCAAGGGCATCGTGGCGTCCAGCGCGGCCTTGGCCGTGCTCATGCAGGAAGGCATCGGCGACACCATCCGCATCTCGCTGACCCCGGAGCCGGGCGCCTCGCGCACGCAGGAGGTGATCGTGGCGCAGGAACTGCTCCAGACCATGGGCCTGCGCGCGTTCACCCCGATGGTGACCGCTTGCCCCGGCTGCGGGCGCACCACCTCGGAGTTCTTCCAGGAACTCGCGGGCGTGGTCCAAAACCACGTGCGCGCAAAGATGCCGGAGTGGAAGATCAGCCATCCCGGCGCGGAGAACATGACCCTCGCGGTGATGGGCTGCATCGTCAACGGCCCCGGCGAATCGCGCCACGCCAACATCGGCATCTCGCTGCCGGGCACCGGCGAAACGCCGGCGGCACCCGTCTTCGTGGATGGCGAGAAAACCGTGACCCTGCGCGGCGACAACATCGCCCACGAGTTCGTGGCCTTGATCGACGAATACGTGGACCGCCGCTACCGCGCGGGCCGGCCGGACTGA
- a CDS encoding aldehyde dehydrogenase family protein: protein MKKRWPYYLANRPVQANAALEVFDKFSGERVARTAFADADAIEAAIAAAHAAREPMAAFPPDARRDVLEHCVARFQARSEELALVLCIEAGKPIRDARGEVTRLIDTFRIAAGEATRIGGEVLELQLSPRTRGYRGMTKRVPIGACSFITPFNFPLNLVAHKVAPAIAAGCPFVLKPAAKTPLGALIIGEVLAETDLPAGAFSIMPCSNQDASALVEDERIALLSFTGGLVGWDMKARAGRKKVTLELGGNAACIIDADPGRPLDEVVERLVFGAYYQSGQSCISVQRILVHRDLHDALVKKLVAAVKKLKAGDPREETTFIGPVIDEASAKRIDGWIADAIRGGAKALVRGKRTGNLLGASLLRDVPRDADLYCKEAFGPVACIEAFDDFDEAIARANDSDFGLQAGVFTARIEHAMRAWDRLEVGGVVVGDVPSFRVDNMPYGGIKHSGLGREGVRHAIEDMTEPRLLVLRD, encoded by the coding sequence ATGAAAAAACGCTGGCCGTATTACCTCGCCAACCGACCCGTCCAGGCCAACGCCGCACTTGAGGTATTCGACAAGTTCAGCGGCGAGCGCGTGGCACGCACCGCATTCGCCGATGCCGACGCCATCGAGGCCGCCATCGCCGCCGCCCACGCCGCGCGCGAACCGATGGCCGCGTTTCCGCCCGACGCCCGCCGTGACGTACTGGAACATTGCGTGGCGCGCTTCCAGGCCCGCAGCGAGGAACTCGCGCTGGTCCTGTGCATCGAGGCCGGCAAGCCGATCCGCGACGCCCGCGGCGAAGTCACCCGATTGATCGACACCTTCCGGATCGCCGCCGGCGAAGCGACCCGCATCGGCGGCGAGGTGCTGGAACTGCAACTGTCGCCGCGCACACGCGGCTATCGCGGCATGACCAAACGGGTGCCGATCGGCGCCTGCAGCTTCATCACCCCGTTCAATTTCCCGCTCAACCTGGTCGCCCACAAGGTCGCGCCGGCGATCGCCGCGGGCTGCCCGTTCGTGCTCAAGCCGGCGGCGAAAACCCCGCTGGGCGCATTGATCATCGGCGAGGTGCTGGCCGAAACCGACCTGCCCGCAGGCGCGTTCTCGATCATGCCGTGCAGCAACCAGGACGCATCGGCGCTGGTGGAGGACGAGCGCATCGCCCTGCTCAGTTTTACCGGCGGCCTGGTCGGCTGGGACATGAAAGCGCGCGCCGGGCGCAAGAAAGTCACCCTGGAACTGGGCGGCAATGCCGCCTGCATCATCGATGCCGATCCGGGCCGGCCGCTGGACGAAGTGGTCGAGCGTCTCGTCTTCGGCGCGTACTACCAGAGCGGCCAGAGTTGCATCAGCGTGCAGCGCATCCTGGTCCATCGCGATCTTCACGATGCGCTGGTGAAGAAGCTCGTCGCGGCGGTCAAGAAGTTGAAAGCCGGCGATCCGCGCGAGGAAACGACCTTCATCGGCCCGGTCATCGACGAAGCGTCGGCGAAGCGCATCGACGGCTGGATCGCCGACGCCATCCGCGGCGGTGCGAAGGCGCTGGTGCGCGGCAAGCGCACCGGAAACCTGCTGGGCGCTTCGCTGCTGCGGGATGTGCCGCGCGACGCCGATCTCTACTGCAAGGAAGCGTTCGGCCCGGTCGCCTGCATCGAGGCCTTCGATGATTTCGACGAGGCCATCGCGCGGGCCAACGACAGCGACTTCGGCCTGCAGGCCGGTGTGTTCACCGCCCGCATCGAGCATGCGATGCGGGCCTGGGATCGACTGGAGGTGGGTGGCGTGGTGGTCGGCGACGTGCCGAGTTTCCGCGTCGACAACATGCCTTACGGCGGGATCAAGCACTCGGGCTTGGGGCGCGAGGGCGTGCGCCATGCGATCGAGGACATGACCGAGCCGCGCCTGCTGGTGTTGCGCGACTGA
- a CDS encoding EAL domain-containing protein — protein MNGVRVVPLPNGADEAQLPRGAAPARDALGRDELARLLESAEQRIESLHRSERLQQALYEIADLAGGSLELQEMLRRIHAIVGELMYAGNLYIVLYDEHRQTMRFLYFVDRLDPWVNDPGEEMAVTDDENTLTMHLLRTGEALRGPSAELRINNAIPFGDSNGPDSADWLGVPMRRGAQVVGAIVVQNYEKRDIYSDEDRALLAYVAQHILTALDRHEAREQLEKRVQERTAELQQANRDLQVEVSERQRAQELQRALFRIAELSMTSETLERFYAEIHKVVGGLLYARNFYIAMLTIDGSMLEFPYSVDDRDQMRKPRRVANGLTEYVLRNGKPLLADRARIRRLESEGKVRSIGTLAHCWLGVPLLYDDKVVGVIAVQSYSPDIAFTTRDQELLTFVAYHIGSSLARKQAQDRLMHAHAGLEQRVSERTRELAEANAELVEQIGERMRAERKLTYQATHDALTGLPNRTQLLERLGKAIAVARGNPQACFAVLFLDLDRFKLVNDSAGHAVGDELLIEAARRIVGSVRTGDVVSRLGGDEFAILAESLDGPDMAAELGRRVLAALGAPVWLAGRELFPTASIGIALSHARYDSGEDMLRDADAAMYRAKGDGRDRSVMFDEHMRDEATRILDMESDLRRAINSEAFEPFYQPIVQLVSGERVGQEALLRWRHEQRGLLTPGDFLDVGEDSGLIEQVDWLMYARVVADMARYPMPGYVAINVSPRHFRVPDFASRLLDLLDAAQVAPSRLRIEITEVALLDDAPRTSESLNMLRSHGVLAQLDDFGTGFSALSYLHRFPIASLKIDRSFVSGLDGDVRTESVAVIRAIVALANSLSIEIIAEGVETQRQRERLHDLGCMYAQGYLFGRPAPPVPYVPPPSS, from the coding sequence ATGAACGGGGTCCGGGTCGTGCCATTGCCGAATGGCGCCGATGAGGCGCAGCTGCCTCGCGGTGCCGCGCCCGCGCGCGATGCGCTAGGCCGCGACGAGTTGGCCCGCCTGCTGGAGTCGGCGGAGCAACGGATCGAGTCGCTGCATCGTTCGGAGCGGTTGCAGCAGGCGTTGTACGAGATCGCCGACCTCGCCGGCGGCAGCCTGGAACTGCAGGAGATGTTGCGCCGGATCCACGCCATCGTGGGCGAGTTGATGTATGCCGGCAACCTGTACATCGTGCTTTACGACGAGCACCGGCAGACCATGCGTTTCCTGTATTTCGTCGACCGCCTGGATCCATGGGTCAACGACCCCGGCGAGGAGATGGCGGTCACCGACGACGAAAACACCCTGACCATGCATCTGCTGCGCACCGGCGAGGCGCTGCGCGGCCCGTCGGCGGAACTGCGGATCAACAACGCTATCCCGTTCGGCGACAGCAACGGTCCAGACAGCGCCGACTGGCTGGGGGTGCCGATGCGCCGCGGCGCGCAAGTGGTCGGCGCGATCGTGGTGCAGAACTACGAGAAGCGCGATATCTACAGCGACGAAGACCGCGCGCTGCTGGCCTACGTGGCCCAGCACATTCTGACCGCGCTGGACCGCCACGAGGCGCGCGAGCAGCTCGAAAAGCGCGTGCAGGAGCGCACCGCGGAATTGCAGCAGGCCAACCGCGATCTGCAAGTTGAGGTGTCGGAGCGGCAGCGTGCGCAGGAACTGCAACGCGCGCTGTTCCGGATCGCCGAACTCTCGATGACCAGCGAGACGCTGGAGCGCTTCTACGCCGAGATCCACAAGGTCGTCGGTGGCCTGTTGTATGCGCGCAATTTCTACATCGCGATGCTGACCATCGACGGCAGCATGCTGGAGTTCCCCTATTCGGTGGACGACCGCGACCAGATGCGCAAGCCGCGCCGGGTCGCCAACGGCTTGACCGAATACGTGTTGCGCAACGGCAAGCCGCTGCTGGCCGACCGTGCGCGGATCCGCCGGCTGGAGTCGGAAGGCAAGGTCCGAAGCATCGGCACCTTGGCGCATTGCTGGCTGGGCGTGCCGTTGCTCTACGACGACAAGGTGGTCGGCGTGATCGCGGTGCAGAGTTATTCGCCGGATATCGCCTTCACTACCCGCGACCAGGAACTGCTGACCTTCGTCGCGTACCACATCGGCAGCAGCCTGGCCCGCAAGCAAGCGCAGGACCGCTTGATGCACGCACATGCGGGGCTGGAACAGCGGGTCAGCGAGCGCACCCGCGAACTGGCCGAGGCCAATGCAGAGCTGGTCGAACAGATCGGCGAGCGCATGCGCGCCGAACGCAAGCTGACCTACCAGGCCACCCATGACGCATTGACTGGCCTGCCGAACCGTACCCAGTTGCTGGAACGCCTGGGCAAGGCGATCGCGGTGGCGCGCGGCAACCCGCAGGCCTGTTTCGCGGTGCTGTTCCTCGACCTGGACCGTTTCAAGCTGGTCAACGACAGCGCCGGCCACGCGGTGGGCGACGAACTGCTGATCGAGGCCGCCCGCCGCATCGTCGGCAGCGTGCGCACGGGCGACGTGGTGTCGCGGCTCGGTGGCGACGAATTCGCGATCCTCGCGGAAAGCCTGGACGGCCCGGACATGGCCGCGGAACTCGGCCGCCGCGTGCTGGCCGCGCTGGGCGCGCCGGTCTGGCTGGCCGGGCGCGAACTGTTCCCGACCGCCAGCATCGGCATCGCCTTGTCGCATGCGCGCTACGACAGCGGCGAAGACATGCTGCGCGATGCCGATGCCGCGATGTATCGCGCCAAGGGCGATGGCCGCGACCGCTCGGTGATGTTCGACGAACACATGCGCGATGAAGCGACCCGCATCCTCGACATGGAATCGGACCTGCGCCGGGCGATCAACAGCGAAGCGTTCGAGCCGTTCTACCAACCGATCGTGCAACTGGTCAGCGGCGAGCGCGTGGGCCAGGAGGCGTTGCTGCGCTGGCGCCACGAACAGCGAGGCCTGCTCACGCCGGGCGATTTCCTCGACGTGGGCGAGGACAGCGGATTGATCGAGCAGGTGGACTGGCTGATGTATGCGCGGGTGGTCGCTGACATGGCCCGCTATCCGATGCCGGGCTACGTGGCGATCAACGTGTCACCGCGGCATTTCCGTGTACCCGATTTCGCCAGCCGACTGCTGGACCTGCTGGATGCGGCGCAGGTCGCGCCATCGCGGCTGCGCATCGAGATCACCGAGGTTGCCTTGCTCGACGACGCGCCGCGCACCAGCGAAAGCCTGAACATGCTGCGTTCGCACGGCGTGCTGGCGCAGCTGGATGACTTCGGCACCGGCTTCTCCGCGCTGTCGTACCTGCACCGTTTCCCGATCGCCAGCCTGAAGATCGACCGCAGCTTCGTCTCAGGCCTGGACGGCGATGTGCGCACCGAGAGCGTGGCGGTGATCCGCGCGATCGTCGCGCTGGCCAACAGCCTGAGCATCGAGATCATCGCCGAGGGTGTGGAAACCCAGCGCCAGCGCGAACGCCTGCACGACCTGGGTTGCATGTACGCGCAGGGCTACCTGTTCGGCCGGCCGGCGCCGCCGGTGCCGTACGTGCCGCCGCCGTCGAGCTGA
- a CDS encoding GGDEF domain-containing protein has product MEPDTELHDTTQRTVLSHGPLRSAPRSACVVVIHGEGLGRRADITDAAVLVGRSQEADLVIAHKSVSREHCRVWRDGNGYRIRDLGATNATRVNDVRISGDTALADGDQVTVGESILKFISQDSVEASYHEEIYQLATHDALTELYNRRHFIEMADKEIARSIRHARPLSLCIVDVDLFKPVNDRYGHISGDEVLRQIALLLRRHVRSDDIAARIGGEEFALLLPECDAEAARVFAERLREAVADAPFAPGGEPQRITVSIGIAALSPQRDTRPALMAAADTALYRAKSEGRNRVCVEA; this is encoded by the coding sequence ATGGAACCGGACACCGAGCTCCACGACACCACCCAGCGCACCGTGTTGAGCCACGGACCCTTGCGGTCCGCGCCACGCTCGGCCTGCGTGGTGGTGATCCATGGCGAGGGCCTGGGCCGACGCGCCGACATCACCGATGCCGCCGTGCTGGTCGGTCGTTCGCAGGAAGCCGACCTCGTCATCGCCCACAAGAGCGTGTCCCGCGAGCACTGCCGGGTCTGGCGCGATGGCAATGGCTACCGCATCCGCGACCTCGGCGCGACCAATGCCACCCGCGTGAATGACGTGCGCATCAGCGGCGACACCGCGCTGGCCGACGGCGACCAGGTCACGGTGGGCGAAAGCATCCTCAAGTTCATCAGCCAGGACAGCGTGGAGGCGAGCTACCACGAGGAGATCTACCAGCTCGCCACCCACGACGCCCTGACCGAGTTGTACAACCGCCGGCATTTCATCGAGATGGCCGACAAGGAAATCGCACGCTCGATCCGCCATGCGCGGCCGCTGTCGCTGTGCATCGTCGATGTCGACCTGTTCAAGCCGGTCAACGACCGCTACGGCCACATTTCCGGCGACGAAGTGCTGCGCCAGATCGCCCTGCTCCTGCGCCGCCACGTGCGCAGCGACGACATCGCCGCGCGCATCGGCGGCGAGGAATTCGCGTTGCTGCTGCCCGAATGCGATGCCGAAGCCGCGCGCGTGTTCGCCGAACGCCTGCGCGAAGCGGTCGCCGACGCGCCCTTTGCACCCGGCGGCGAACCGCAGCGGATCACCGTCAGCATCGGCATTGCCGCGCTGTCGCCGCAACGCGATACCCGCCCTGCGCTGATGGCCGCCGCCGACACCGCGTTGTACCGCGCGAAGAGCGAAGGGCGCAATCGGGTCTGCGTGGAAGCCTGA
- a CDS encoding HD domain-containing phosphohydrolase: MHGKRTSIPLYLHITLLSFGLVVATALVLRHFGDVIPGLAEFGLLLGAVAIVALLASRRIAAPLEALAKEAEAVRHFDFNDHPLIHSTVREIDQLGGAFDQMRDAVRRFLRINRRLATETDLEALQPWLLDKMVDIAGARAGVLYLVDAADDALRATAMDTSGGRANAVRDLPPLAQDALPRLLADARATMRPVGGHLSGDDLQALGLEPEFAAFGTLALPLQDRREQLLGMLLLFKDGEIDEASASFIAALAASAATSLETQELLRGQKALMEASIRMVAGAIDAQSPYTGGHCERVPELTFMLARAACATQAGPYAGFDLDTEQWEALHIAAWLHDCGKVTTPEYVVDKATKLETVNDRIHEIRTRFEVLKRDADIDYWRGVAQGGDETALRQARDALQATLDSEFAFVAQCNVGGEFLSPDKQARLREIGSRRWQRTLDDRLGLSRDELARKPPQAAALPADETLLADKPEHRIARPESERIPDDNRWGFRMDVPELLYNRGELHNLSISRGTLTAEERYKINEHMVQTIVMLGELPFPRHLREVPEIAGGHHEKMDGTGYPKRLDRSQLSPLARMMAIADIFEALTAADRRTSPARPCPRHCRSWRRCARTSTSTRNCSSCSCAAACTRTMRSASCAPSRSMRCASRTICSAPRREPASTPRWLSSAPAMTDRSPHA, from the coding sequence ATGCACGGCAAGCGCACCAGCATCCCGCTCTACCTGCACATCACCTTGCTGTCGTTCGGCCTGGTGGTCGCGACTGCGCTCGTGCTGCGGCATTTTGGTGACGTGATTCCGGGGCTCGCCGAGTTCGGCTTGCTGCTCGGCGCGGTGGCGATCGTGGCCTTGCTGGCGTCGCGCAGGATCGCCGCGCCGCTGGAAGCGCTGGCGAAGGAAGCGGAGGCGGTCCGCCACTTCGACTTCAACGACCACCCGTTGATCCATTCGACGGTGCGGGAAATCGACCAGCTCGGCGGTGCCTTCGACCAGATGCGCGATGCGGTGCGCCGTTTTTTGCGAATCAACCGCCGTCTCGCCACCGAGACCGACCTGGAAGCCCTGCAGCCATGGTTGCTCGACAAGATGGTCGATATCGCCGGTGCGCGTGCCGGCGTGCTCTATCTGGTCGATGCCGCCGACGATGCGTTGCGCGCCACCGCGATGGACACCAGCGGTGGTCGCGCCAACGCGGTGCGCGACTTGCCACCGTTGGCGCAGGATGCGTTGCCGCGCCTGCTCGCCGATGCGCGCGCGACGATGCGGCCGGTGGGCGGTCATCTGTCCGGCGACGACTTGCAGGCGCTCGGCCTGGAACCCGAGTTCGCCGCGTTCGGCACGCTTGCGTTGCCCTTGCAGGATCGCCGCGAGCAGTTGCTGGGCATGCTGCTGCTGTTCAAGGACGGCGAGATCGACGAGGCCAGCGCGAGCTTCATCGCCGCGCTGGCGGCGAGTGCGGCGACCTCGCTGGAAACGCAGGAACTGCTGCGCGGACAGAAAGCGCTGATGGAGGCGAGCATCCGCATGGTCGCCGGTGCCATCGACGCACAGAGCCCCTACACCGGCGGCCATTGCGAGCGCGTGCCGGAGCTGACCTTCATGCTGGCGCGCGCGGCCTGCGCAACGCAGGCCGGCCCGTATGCCGGCTTCGACCTCGATACCGAGCAGTGGGAAGCCCTGCATATCGCGGCCTGGCTGCACGATTGCGGCAAGGTCACCACGCCCGAATACGTGGTCGACAAGGCGACCAAGCTGGAGACGGTGAACGACCGCATCCACGAGATCCGCACCCGCTTCGAGGTGCTCAAGCGCGATGCCGACATCGACTACTGGCGCGGCGTGGCGCAGGGCGGCGACGAGACTGCGTTGCGGCAGGCACGCGATGCACTGCAGGCCACGCTCGACAGCGAATTCGCCTTCGTCGCGCAATGCAATGTCGGCGGCGAATTCCTCTCGCCGGACAAGCAGGCGCGGCTGCGCGAGATCGGCTCACGCCGCTGGCAGCGCACCCTGGACGATCGCCTCGGCCTGTCGCGCGACGAACTGGCGCGCAAGCCACCGCAAGCTGCGGCACTTCCCGCGGATGAAACCCTGCTGGCCGACAAGCCGGAACACCGCATCGCCCGGCCGGAATCGGAACGCATCCCGGACGACAACCGCTGGGGCTTCCGCATGGACGTGCCGGAGCTGCTGTACAACCGCGGCGAGCTGCACAACCTGTCGATCAGCCGCGGCACGCTGACCGCGGAAGAGCGCTACAAGATCAACGAGCACATGGTGCAGACCATCGTGATGCTCGGGGAGTTGCCGTTCCCGCGCCACCTGCGCGAGGTGCCCGAGATCGCCGGCGGCCACCATGAAAAAATGGACGGCACCGGCTATCCCAAGCGACTGGATCGCAGCCAACTGAGCCCGCTGGCGCGGATGATGGCGATCGCCGACATCTTCGAGGCGCTGACCGCCGCGGACCGCCGTACAAGCCCGGCAAGACCCTGTCCGAGGCACTGTCGATCATGGCGAAGATGCGCCAGGACCAGCACATCGACCCGGAACTGTTCGAGCTGTTCCTGCGCAGCGGCGTGCACCAGGACTATGCGCAGCGCTTCATGCGCGCCGAGCAGGTCGATGCGGTGCGCATCGAGGACTATCTGTAGCGCACCGCGTCGTGAACCGGCCTCCACGCCGCGATGGCTATCATCCGCGCCTGCCATGACTGACCGATCGCCGCACGCATGA
- a CDS encoding phosphatase PAP2 family protein: protein MTPPTEPHLPHSADEAVEVAREDARFGIAFLRQRWRRLLLAFAGLLLPLWGFGELADDVRDAEPFPFDAPVLQFAQGIARDGFDRAFLLFSKLGYQWGVVPVDVVLVLGLAAMRKLREGLFAGIAIIGSALLNLGAKQLFARERPTLWESIAPESSFSFPSGHAMGSITLAMVLILLAWHTRWRWWVTVPMTAFVLMVGLSRVYLGVHYPSDILAGWAFSIGWVVGAYLLVFPHRQRPWQPR from the coding sequence ATGACGCCTCCCACCGAACCGCATCTGCCGCACTCGGCCGACGAGGCGGTGGAGGTTGCGCGCGAAGACGCCCGTTTCGGCATCGCGTTCCTGCGGCAGCGCTGGCGGCGCTTGCTGCTGGCTTTCGCCGGCCTGTTGTTGCCGCTGTGGGGCTTCGGCGAACTGGCCGATGACGTCCGCGACGCCGAACCGTTCCCGTTCGACGCGCCGGTCCTGCAGTTCGCCCAGGGCATTGCCCGCGACGGCTTCGACCGCGCGTTCCTGTTGTTCTCGAAACTCGGCTACCAATGGGGCGTGGTGCCCGTCGATGTCGTGCTGGTGTTGGGCCTGGCCGCGATGCGCAAGCTGCGCGAGGGCCTGTTCGCCGGCATCGCGATCATCGGCTCGGCGCTGCTCAACCTGGGTGCCAAGCAGTTGTTCGCGCGCGAGCGGCCGACGCTGTGGGAATCGATCGCGCCGGAGAGCAGTTTCAGTTTTCCCAGCGGCCATGCGATGGGCTCGATCACCCTGGCGATGGTGCTGATCCTGCTGGCCTGGCACACGCGCTGGCGCTGGTGGGTGACTGTGCCGATGACCGCGTTCGTGTTGATGGTCGGGCTGTCGCGGGTGTACCTGGGCGTGCACTACCCGTCGGACATCCTCGCCGGCTGGGCATTCTCGATCGGCTGGGTGGTCGGTGCCTATCTGCTGGTGTTCCCGCACCGCCAGCGGCCGTGGCAGCCGCGCTGA
- the xseA gene encoding exodeoxyribonuclease VII large subunit, translating into MSQAHILTPSQLNTLARDLLEGAFPLVLVEGEIGNLSRPGSGHLYFTLKDARAQVRCALFKPKSQWLNFAPREGLRVLARGRLTLYEARGDYQLILDSMEEAGEGALRRAFEELKARLQAEGLFDTARKRPLPAHVRRLAVLTSPSGAVIRDIVSVLRRRFPLVEVDLLPVPVQGDAAAAQIRTMLQRATTSGRYDVVLVARGGGSLEDLWAFNDEALVRAIAASPVPVVSAIGHETDFTLADFAADLRAPTPSAAAELLVPDRTNLLAQLHGLHRQLQSQQANLLRQRAQRIDRAFLRLHALRPQARLDALARRGEQAWLRLTNAMQRRLEQERARLRHADAVLRAAHPRRRIDRLRERLQSLRGRPQSLLARHLQHEALRLRGLARSLHAISPLATVARGYSILQREDGHVVRGIADAQAGDALQARLHDGRLHLRVEATESAT; encoded by the coding sequence ATGAGCCAAGCGCACATCCTCACCCCCAGCCAGCTGAATACCCTGGCCCGCGACCTGCTGGAAGGCGCGTTCCCGCTGGTGCTGGTCGAGGGCGAGATCGGCAACCTGTCGCGGCCCGGTTCCGGACACCTGTACTTCACCCTCAAGGACGCGCGGGCGCAGGTGCGCTGCGCGTTGTTCAAGCCGAAGAGCCAGTGGCTGAACTTCGCCCCGCGTGAGGGCCTGCGCGTGCTCGCGCGCGGCCGCCTGACCCTGTACGAGGCGCGCGGCGACTACCAGTTGATCCTCGATTCGATGGAGGAAGCCGGCGAAGGCGCGCTACGTCGCGCGTTCGAGGAACTGAAGGCACGATTGCAGGCCGAAGGCCTGTTCGATACCGCCCGCAAGCGTCCCCTGCCCGCGCATGTGCGCCGGCTTGCGGTGCTGACCTCGCCGAGCGGTGCGGTGATCCGCGACATCGTCAGCGTGCTGCGAAGGCGCTTCCCGCTGGTCGAAGTCGACCTGTTGCCGGTCCCGGTGCAGGGCGACGCTGCGGCTGCGCAGATCCGCACGATGCTCCAGCGCGCCACCACCAGCGGCCGCTACGACGTGGTGTTGGTCGCCCGTGGTGGCGGTTCGCTGGAAGATCTGTGGGCGTTCAACGACGAAGCGCTGGTGCGGGCGATCGCCGCCAGCCCGGTGCCAGTGGTGTCCGCGATCGGCCACGAGACCGACTTCACCCTGGCCGATTTCGCTGCCGACCTGCGCGCGCCCACCCCTTCGGCTGCGGCGGAATTGCTTGTGCCCGATCGGACCAACCTGCTCGCGCAGCTGCATGGCCTGCATCGCCAGTTGCAGTCGCAACAGGCCAATCTCCTGCGCCAGCGCGCGCAACGCATCGACCGCGCGTTCTTGCGCCTGCATGCACTGCGCCCGCAGGCGCGACTCGATGCGCTGGCGCGGCGCGGCGAACAAGCGTGGCTGCGTTTGACCAACGCCATGCAGCGGCGGCTGGAGCAGGAGCGCGCGCGGCTGCGACATGCCGATGCAGTGCTACGCGCTGCGCATCCACGCCGCCGCATCGACCGCCTGCGCGAACGCCTGCAGTCGCTGCGCGGACGCCCGCAATCGCTGCTTGCGCGCCACTTGCAACACGAAGCCCTGCGCCTGCGCGGACTGGCGCGGTCGTTGCATGCGATCAGCCCGCTGGCCACCGTCGCGCGCGGTTACAGCATCCTCCAGCGCGAAGACGGCCATGTGGTCCGCGGCATCGCCGACGCGCAAGCGGGCGATGCCCTGCAAGCGCGCCTGCACGACGGACGCCTGCACTTGCGCGTGGAAGCAACGGAGTCCGCGACATGA